From Chryseobacterium joostei, the proteins below share one genomic window:
- a CDS encoding UvrD-helicase domain-containing protein, whose protein sequence is MLQGMINISDSDIKYAESILLPAGKTFDVQRVDFIKNLETLDLLAVPGSGKTTVLLAKLLILETKLPLESNRGILILSHTNTAIDEIRERIGKHCPKLFSYPNFIGTIQSFVDQFLAIPYYQIKYKRKILRIDNEIYNETVERNLKLNLSNYTVQQGKNAKSFLRANTGLLYKYRLLFDSGSLKILSGLNKSPITIAKPKRGKNRQDFTQEEKNKVAQWMISFKTKILAQGILHFDDAYLLAEIYLHRYPKIKNIIQHRFKFVFIDEMQDVDLHQYNLLEKIFYDSDNSLSKYQRIGDKNQAIYTNEVALEEIWSLRNNGRIKNINGSQRLSPKIAELVNCFALSREGNFSLEGHNDSCNLKPHIIIFTLENIQQVIPKFSELIQTYITSGEILVNSKNKYKVIGWTKEKPTEGNRLAIKHYFENLSNENAKQKIDYENLDSYLVLFNREKKTLEPIRKSILNALIKILRLEGLYMSKSEMLRNLEISHYNEYISLKRNLYTWSINIIRKKDDETYMSLKTYIPTFLSCFGKSIQASNDFINNQSTIIAIQDTDNAIEQISNNKINIHGFDIDISTIHSVKGETHTATLYLETFYGNGNHNYESERLADQFKFINFDKTQKNHRQSSKMAYVGFSRPTNLLCIAVNKQRFELHLSDIDQQKWNIIEL, encoded by the coding sequence ATGCTACAAGGAATGATTAATATTTCAGACAGTGACATAAAATATGCCGAAAGTATTTTACTCCCGGCGGGGAAAACTTTCGATGTACAGAGAGTTGATTTCATAAAAAATCTTGAAACATTAGATTTACTAGCCGTTCCGGGCAGTGGTAAAACAACAGTGCTTTTGGCTAAACTACTAATTTTAGAAACAAAACTACCCTTAGAAAGTAATAGAGGTATTTTAATTCTTTCGCATACGAATACTGCAATTGATGAAATAAGAGAGAGAATTGGTAAACATTGTCCTAAATTATTTTCGTATCCAAATTTCATTGGAACAATCCAAAGTTTTGTAGATCAATTTTTAGCGATTCCCTACTATCAAATCAAATACAAAAGAAAAATTTTAAGAATTGATAATGAGATTTATAACGAGACCGTGGAGAGGAATCTAAAATTAAATTTATCAAATTATACTGTACAACAGGGTAAAAATGCTAAATCTTTTCTTCGTGCAAATACTGGATTGCTGTATAAATACAGACTACTATTTGATAGTGGTTCATTAAAAATATTAAGTGGCTTAAACAAATCGCCTATTACAATAGCAAAACCAAAAAGGGGAAAGAATCGGCAGGATTTTACTCAAGAAGAAAAAAATAAAGTCGCACAGTGGATGATTTCTTTTAAAACAAAGATTCTAGCGCAAGGTATATTACATTTTGATGATGCATATCTATTAGCCGAAATATATTTACATAGATATCCTAAAATTAAAAATATAATACAGCATCGCTTTAAATTTGTCTTTATCGATGAAATGCAAGATGTAGATTTACATCAATATAATCTTCTTGAAAAAATATTTTATGATTCCGACAACAGTTTGTCAAAGTATCAGAGAATTGGAGACAAAAATCAGGCTATATACACAAATGAAGTAGCATTGGAAGAAATTTGGTCTCTCAGAAATAATGGTAGAATTAAAAATATTAATGGAAGCCAACGACTTTCTCCTAAAATAGCAGAGCTTGTAAACTGTTTTGCATTAAGCAGAGAAGGGAATTTTAGTTTAGAAGGACATAATGATTCTTGTAATTTAAAACCACATATTATTATTTTTACGTTAGAAAATATTCAACAAGTAATCCCTAAATTTTCTGAACTAATACAAACCTATATAACTTCGGGCGAAATTCTCGTTAATTCAAAAAACAAATATAAAGTTATAGGGTGGACAAAGGAAAAGCCTACTGAAGGAAATAGGCTGGCTATTAAACATTATTTTGAAAATTTATCGAATGAAAATGCAAAACAAAAGATAGACTACGAAAATTTAGATTCTTACTTGGTTTTATTCAATCGCGAAAAGAAAACTTTAGAACCTATCCGGAAAAGCATATTAAATGCCCTTATTAAAATCTTAAGACTAGAAGGGTTGTATATGTCTAAAAGCGAAATGCTAAGAAATTTAGAAATTTCACATTATAATGAATATATCTCCTTGAAAAGAAATTTATATACATGGAGTATAAATATTATAAGAAAAAAAGATGACGAAACCTACATGTCATTAAAAACCTATATACCTACGTTTTTATCCTGTTTTGGAAAATCAATTCAGGCTTCTAACGATTTTATTAATAATCAATCTACAATTATTGCTATACAGGATACTGATAATGCTATTGAGCAAATTAGCAACAATAAAATAAATATACACGGATTTGATATAGATATTTCTACGATTCATTCTGTGAAAGGTGAAACACATACCGCGACTTTATATCTCGAAACTTTTTATGGAAATGGAAATCATAATTATGAAAGTGAAAGACTTGCTGATCAATTCAAATTTATTAATTTTGATAAAACACAGAAAAATCACAGACAATCATCTAAAATGGCGTACGTTGGATTTTCTCGACCAACAAATTTATTATGCATTGCTGTAAATAAGCAAAGGTTTGAATTACACCTAAGTGATATTGATCAACAAAAATGGAATATTATTGAGTTATAG
- a CDS encoding reverse transcriptase family protein — protein MSEKDLKALAQNPQQYYNVFIKKQKKPDGRIKRREITEAVGLLKKVHKLILKNILTKIEFPSPPFIGGLKSKDNILNAYFHKGKPYKFCTDLKNFYPHINNKMVYNAFVNYGFSADVASVLTKLTTYKGGLIQGGANSTHIAYLALWNTVKEIMPICDKKEITFTVYVDDMTFSSSTDFKELSIELRDIIIKNGFFVNHSKTFFTKGKADITGVKVGQNTLNVKDDFREKLNNLEGLSDLQKQGLERYYQRVITYGKS, from the coding sequence ATGTCAGAAAAGGATTTGAAGGCTTTAGCTCAAAATCCACAACAATACTATAACGTTTTTATCAAAAAACAAAAGAAGCCTGATGGAAGGATTAAACGGAGAGAAATTACAGAAGCTGTTGGGTTGCTCAAAAAAGTTCACAAACTTATTTTGAAAAATATTTTGACAAAAATTGAATTTCCTTCTCCTCCTTTTATTGGTGGGCTGAAAAGTAAAGACAATATCTTGAATGCTTATTTTCATAAAGGCAAACCATACAAGTTTTGTACAGATTTAAAAAATTTTTATCCTCATATTAATAATAAAATGGTTTACAATGCATTTGTAAATTATGGATTTTCAGCTGATGTTGCTAGTGTATTAACAAAACTAACAACTTATAAGGGAGGACTGATACAAGGCGGAGCTAACAGTACCCATATTGCTTATTTAGCATTATGGAATACCGTAAAAGAAATTATGCCTATTTGTGATAAAAAAGAAATAACTTTCACTGTTTATGTAGATGATATGACATTCTCATCATCAACTGATTTTAAAGAGTTGTCAATTGAACTAAGAGATATTATTATTAAAAATGGTTTTTTTGTAAATCACAGTAAAACTTTTTTTACGAAAGGAAAAGCTGATATTACAGGAGTAAAAGTAGGACAGAATACGCTAAACGTTAAAGACGACTTTCGAGAAAAATTAAATAATCTTGAAGGGTTATCTGACTTACAAAAACAAGGATTAGAAAGATATTATCAAAGGGTTATTACTTATGGAAAGAGTTAA
- a CDS encoding HNH endonuclease — MKNFLDYYELYSSTENAVEKFDKNLQNKICRFCNQTDQSKFNSIPHIIPELFGKNKVTSNFECDDCNKKFQKYENDAATMIQHYLSLLGLKTKKGIPTFQSSKKKDESSTKLKAEGNQRYFNFSTNLNDFEYHGEQNKLTVRFRTRKFSPYSVYKVLFKVGISLLKENDILENKHYLELINSENPILNGIQFFTVYRYMLKTIYFKQPKAFLYRAKNVLIAKNEIPEYTLVIQFANIVIQLFLPISKNNDDTHNKENGLVLELFPSFLYDDINQITNIEIFQMNLAETAKVSITDEIVMYYDKKERVE; from the coding sequence GTGAAAAATTTTTTAGATTATTATGAATTATATAGCTCTACAGAAAATGCTGTAGAAAAATTCGATAAAAATTTACAAAATAAAATATGTAGATTTTGTAATCAAACAGATCAATCAAAATTTAATTCTATTCCTCATATCATTCCCGAACTTTTTGGAAAAAACAAGGTTACCTCAAATTTTGAATGTGATGATTGTAATAAGAAGTTTCAAAAATATGAAAATGATGCTGCAACAATGATACAGCATTATTTAAGTTTACTAGGGTTAAAAACCAAAAAAGGTATTCCAACTTTTCAATCTAGTAAGAAAAAAGATGAATCATCAACAAAATTAAAGGCTGAGGGAAATCAAAGATATTTTAACTTTAGTACTAACTTAAATGACTTTGAGTATCATGGAGAACAAAATAAGTTGACAGTTAGGTTTCGAACAAGAAAATTTTCACCATATTCTGTTTATAAGGTTTTATTCAAAGTAGGAATATCACTTTTAAAGGAGAATGATATTTTAGAAAACAAACATTACCTAGAACTCATTAATTCGGAGAATCCAATTTTAAATGGGATTCAGTTTTTTACAGTATACAGGTATATGTTAAAAACTATCTATTTCAAACAGCCAAAAGCATTTTTATATCGAGCTAAAAATGTTCTAATAGCTAAAAATGAGATTCCAGAATATACTCTTGTTATTCAATTTGCTAACATAGTAATTCAGCTGTTTCTTCCTATAAGCAAAAATAATGATGATACTCATAACAAAGAAAATGGATTAGTACTAGAATTATTTCCATCTTTCTTGTATGACGATATTAATCAAATCACAAATATTGAAATATTCCAAATGAACTTAGCTGAAACAGCTAAAGTATCTATTACAGATGAAATTGTTATGTATTACGATAAAAAAGAAAGGGTAGAATAA
- a CDS encoding helix-turn-helix domain-containing protein, producing MNIGQVIKDFRKQKGIKQGEFAELCKVSQTYLSLIENNQKEPNLSLLKTIAEQLEIPLPILFFLSLDENDVPEQKKDIFKILEPSLKGLIAQIYIDDPKS from the coding sequence ATGAATATAGGTCAAGTAATAAAAGATTTCCGAAAACAGAAAGGTATAAAACAAGGAGAATTTGCAGAATTATGCAAAGTCTCACAAACATATCTTTCTCTTATCGAAAATAATCAGAAAGAACCTAATTTATCCTTGCTTAAAACAATTGCTGAGCAATTGGAAATTCCTTTGCCAATATTGTTTTTTTTAAGTTTGGATGAAAATGATGTTCCAGAACAAAAGAAAGATATATTTAAAATATTAGAGCCCTCATTAAAAGGTCTTATAGCACAAATATATATAGATGATCCAAAGTCTTAA
- a CDS encoding immunity protein Imm33 domain-containing protein, protein MNSKEIAININDSIYVETKGLTSLIEKEVRVIIGSNNIEDYIDVIKYIVEYVVENKPVVSENQNIEYYSWLLQFRSNEPSYYDIYEVDPDGSEFHKGCDTAISIIRNQSEICSHYGLSIIFPNFNQMVVISQGVYEGKDIEGIRYESPEHMSGWWLITDDYNDNIESLMTVHYHHIAFSRPDILKYLALPFGYRFLIENDEVEISKDDE, encoded by the coding sequence ATGAATAGTAAAGAAATTGCAATAAATATAAATGATAGTATTTATGTTGAGACAAAGGGGCTAACTTCTCTAATAGAAAAAGAAGTTAGGGTTATTATTGGTAGTAATAATATAGAAGACTATATAGATGTTATTAAATATATTGTTGAATATGTTGTTGAAAATAAGCCTGTTGTTTCCGAAAATCAAAATATCGAATATTATTCTTGGCTACTACAGTTTCGCTCAAATGAGCCGAGCTATTATGATATTTATGAGGTAGACCCTGATGGAAGTGAATTTCATAAAGGCTGTGATACTGCAATTTCAATTATCAGGAATCAATCAGAAATATGTTCACATTATGGATTATCGATAATATTTCCAAACTTTAATCAGATGGTTGTTATTTCTCAAGGGGTATATGAGGGAAAAGATATAGAGGGAATAAGATATGAATCGCCTGAACATATGTCCGGATGGTGGTTAATTACTGATGATTATAATGATAATATAGAATCATTAATGACAGTTCATTATCATCATATTGCATTTTCCCGCCCTGATATTTTGAAATATTTGGCTCTACCATTTGGGTATAGATTTTTAATTGAAAATGATGAGGTGGAAATATCCAAAGATGATGAGTAG
- a CDS encoding DUF6443 domain-containing protein, with amino-acid sequence MKKYLHSLMMLLSVATFLQAQNLTKTENYVYSRTYLEPVTVSNSEAKQAQTVTYIDGLGRAKQSISIKATPAGKDIVKPIEYDGYGRQTINMLPLPQQGTNNGGIYSTPDMTGAMSVYGNASNYYAEKKLEYSPLNRVLEASSPGDPWKMETGKTVKYTYQTNGDTEVKRFVVSTAWTTVSNIAVGIPAPSIPASGTDPSSTGGYYLKGTLYKTIITDEDGNTATKFINGKGQTILVRKNDGTQNIDTYYVYDEYGQQTFVIPPSAVKLIEAAGGTISSSVLNDLCYQYRYDNQNRMVEKKFPGRDWEFMVYDKQDRIVLIQDGNLRTLNNNFGAKGWIFTKYDNFGRTVYTGFFANTATRPVMQNSLNSMASNAGNNEESSTTPIVQDGMNVYYTKKAFPTGSMTILSVNYYDEYPQDTPSKTGLILGQELLTSVSIPLTINGVMTTRSTKGLPTASYIRNISDTNWTRDYFWYDRSGREIGTHSINHLGGYTITETELDFTGAPKQITTTHKRKSSDIGIKVKERFEYDSANRLVKHWHKVDDRAEQLLTENTYNELSQLINKKVGNNLQSIDYTYNIRGWLTDINKSDMSAPNLNGKLFSYRIKYNQKDGTTNPDQVLFPGKDVKSKYNGNITEVDWRAVESIGANPPLEPKRYGYAYDALNRLTAGYYQNPNNPWSKEHTEVMDYDINGNISNMYRTSVVENSTTATVIDRLAYGYAGNKVININDLSTNPSGYEGGGNTITYDANGNMENLLDKRITSIKYNFLNLPERIEISNLQGGGIGFKYTADGTKLQKTNSIMECGIKDCYTVSTVSDYLDGFQYVSSTTTGGGSGSIESLAVSREMSRAMEMQAYTIGGIGPIEPGIDPPIGGGEFVLKDADLSFFPTSEGYYDYKKDQYIYQYKDLYGNVRVSFGRNSADVLEIVDANDYYPFGMNHLKTGNAFYGKRGSGYKNYKFLGKELQETGFYDLGARFYMPELGIFAQHDPLSAATLDPYGYAYNNPMFFSDPTGLYGAQINKKGELPATSPGGADNPLDVGEVVINAPIRAMASNPGSVLPSNCQLCYSGRGMQVNITLSPPRVKPLPPNWNCGHCNDGPIMYVGGAGDPWGIWELLGIIASTSEEPSLKLAALPLLMVTKNSDDALKLLAAEKGAIFGSSTSNNYKANFFKANPKLKGTVVVHHAVEQQVLKRYPGIVTESEMHSLDNLRGIPKTINSDVHLSQIRKIWNKFYKETPNPTKQDLLDQATLVDKKFGSQFTPKVE; translated from the coding sequence ATGAAAAAATACTTGCATTCATTAATGATGTTACTGTCTGTTGCTACGTTCCTGCAAGCACAGAACCTGACAAAGACAGAAAATTATGTATATAGCAGAACTTATCTGGAACCCGTTACGGTTTCCAACAGTGAGGCAAAACAGGCACAGACTGTTACCTATATCGATGGATTGGGGCGTGCCAAGCAGAGTATTTCCATTAAGGCTACTCCGGCAGGAAAAGATATAGTTAAGCCCATAGAATATGATGGATATGGCAGGCAGACCATAAACATGCTGCCATTACCTCAGCAAGGGACCAATAATGGAGGAATTTATAGTACTCCGGATATGACCGGAGCTATGTCTGTATATGGCAACGCCTCCAATTACTATGCAGAGAAGAAACTGGAATATTCACCACTAAACAGGGTTCTGGAAGCATCCTCTCCAGGTGATCCATGGAAGATGGAAACAGGAAAGACCGTGAAATATACCTATCAGACCAATGGTGATACGGAGGTGAAAAGATTTGTGGTTAGTACTGCCTGGACTACTGTTTCCAATATTGCAGTAGGTATACCTGCTCCAAGTATTCCGGCAAGTGGTACAGACCCATCCTCTACAGGAGGTTACTACCTGAAAGGTACATTGTACAAAACCATTATAACTGATGAGGATGGAAATACAGCAACTAAGTTCATTAACGGTAAGGGGCAAACCATTCTGGTTCGAAAAAATGATGGAACGCAAAACATTGATACCTACTATGTATACGATGAATATGGGCAGCAAACATTTGTGATTCCACCATCGGCAGTAAAATTAATAGAGGCAGCAGGTGGGACCATTTCATCCTCGGTACTGAATGACCTTTGTTACCAATACCGTTATGACAACCAGAACAGAATGGTTGAAAAGAAGTTTCCGGGAAGAGACTGGGAATTTATGGTGTACGACAAGCAGGACAGAATCGTATTAATACAGGACGGAAACCTGAGAACTCTCAACAATAACTTTGGAGCTAAGGGCTGGATTTTCACCAAGTATGACAATTTTGGAAGAACTGTATATACAGGCTTCTTTGCCAATACTGCTACAAGGCCTGTAATGCAGAATTCCCTAAATAGTATGGCTTCCAATGCAGGGAATAATGAAGAATCTAGTACCACTCCGATTGTTCAGGACGGCATGAATGTCTACTATACGAAGAAAGCATTTCCTACAGGGAGTATGACGATCCTCAGTGTAAATTATTATGACGAATATCCTCAGGATACTCCATCAAAAACAGGTCTCATTCTGGGGCAAGAGCTACTTACATCTGTGTCAATTCCCCTAACGATAAATGGTGTAATGACAACCCGTAGTACAAAGGGTCTGCCTACTGCCAGCTATATAAGAAACATCAGCGATACCAACTGGACAAGGGACTATTTTTGGTATGATCGTAGTGGTAGGGAAATTGGAACCCATTCCATTAATCACTTGGGAGGCTATACCATCACTGAAACTGAACTGGATTTTACAGGTGCACCAAAGCAGATCACTACAACTCATAAAAGAAAAAGTAGTGATATTGGGATAAAGGTGAAGGAACGTTTTGAATATGATAGTGCCAACCGACTTGTAAAGCACTGGCATAAGGTAGATGACAGAGCTGAACAACTGCTTACGGAAAATACCTACAATGAACTTTCCCAGTTGATAAATAAGAAAGTAGGCAACAATCTGCAGAGTATAGATTATACCTATAATATCAGAGGCTGGCTGACGGACATCAATAAAAGTGATATGTCTGCACCTAACCTCAATGGGAAATTGTTCTCCTACAGAATTAAATACAACCAAAAGGATGGAACCACCAATCCAGACCAGGTACTATTTCCCGGAAAGGATGTAAAATCGAAGTATAATGGCAACATTACGGAGGTTGATTGGAGGGCGGTGGAATCTATCGGAGCTAATCCTCCTCTGGAACCCAAGAGATATGGCTATGCCTATGATGCATTGAACAGGCTAACTGCCGGGTATTACCAAAATCCAAATAATCCATGGAGCAAGGAACATACCGAGGTAATGGACTATGATATCAATGGGAATATTTCCAATATGTATAGAACTTCTGTGGTTGAAAACAGTACAACGGCTACGGTTATTGATAGACTTGCCTATGGCTACGCAGGAAACAAGGTTATCAATATCAATGACCTTTCCACGAACCCATCAGGGTATGAGGGTGGCGGAAATACCATTACCTATGATGCGAATGGAAATATGGAAAATCTATTGGATAAAAGGATAACTTCCATAAAGTACAATTTCCTTAACCTGCCTGAAAGGATTGAAATTTCCAATCTACAGGGTGGTGGCATTGGATTTAAATATACTGCTGATGGAACAAAGCTCCAAAAGACAAACTCCATCATGGAGTGTGGCATTAAGGACTGCTACACAGTCAGTACGGTTTCAGACTATCTGGACGGATTTCAGTATGTCAGCAGTACAACCACAGGAGGTGGTAGTGGTAGCATTGAATCACTGGCTGTTAGCAGGGAGATGTCCAGAGCTATGGAAATGCAGGCCTACACTATCGGAGGAATTGGACCAATAGAACCAGGTATTGATCCTCCGATTGGAGGCGGAGAGTTTGTTTTAAAGGATGCTGATCTTTCTTTTTTTCCTACTTCAGAGGGATACTATGATTATAAAAAAGATCAGTATATTTACCAGTACAAGGATCTCTATGGAAACGTAAGGGTAAGCTTTGGCAGAAACAGCGCAGACGTTCTGGAAATTGTAGATGCCAATGATTATTATCCGTTTGGTATGAATCACCTGAAGACAGGAAATGCATTCTATGGGAAACGTGGCTCTGGTTATAAGAACTACAAGTTTTTGGGTAAGGAATTACAGGAAACTGGTTTTTATGACTTGGGAGCCAGATTCTACATGCCTGAGCTGGGAATATTTGCACAACATGATCCATTAAGCGCAGCAACGCTGGACCCTTATGGCTATGCCTACAATAACCCAATGTTCTTTTCAGATCCTACGGGATTGTATGGAGCTCAGATAAATAAAAAGGGGGAGCTGCCAGCAACTTCTCCGGGAGGAGCTGACAACCCTTTAGATGTTGGAGAGGTAGTGATAAATGCACCAATTAGGGCAATGGCTAGTAACCCTGGTTCTGTGTTGCCATCAAACTGCCAACTATGTTATAGTGGACGTGGAATGCAAGTAAATATTACACTGTCCCCGCCGAGGGTAAAACCTCTGCCTCCGAATTGGAATTGTGGACATTGTAATGATGGACCAATAATGTATGTAGGTGGAGCAGGTGATCCTTGGGGAATTTGGGAGTTATTGGGAATTATAGCATCAACATCAGAAGAACCAAGCCTGAAATTGGCTGCATTGCCACTTTTGATGGTAACAAAAAATTCTGATGATGCATTAAAACTTTTAGCTGCAGAAAAAGGTGCTATTTTTGGATCTAGCACCTCCAATAATTATAAGGCTAATTTTTTTAAAGCAAATCCTAAATTAAAAGGAACTGTTGTGGTACATCATGCTGTTGAACAACAAGTTTTAAAAAGATATCCAGGAATTGTCACCGAAAGTGAAATGCATAGTTTAGACAATTTAAGAGGAATTCCAAAAACAATAAATAGTGATGTACACTTAAGTCAAATAAGAAAAATTTGGAATAAGTTTTATAAAGAAACACCCAATCCTACAAAACAAGACCTTTTAGATCAAGCAACTTTAGTAGACAAAAAATTTGGTTCACAATTCACTCCAAAAGTAGAATAA
- a CDS encoding DUF2750 domain-containing protein produces the protein MNQKEIENVISLEPIERYNYFIKKVADWEIFYTLLNESGEYALSELKDKKLFPMWSAREFAELCKVSGWETYTVKELKLDDLENEIIDFIADQNCLINVFPIYNRTGFVVSLIEFSKDLSEELKNYS, from the coding sequence ATGAATCAAAAAGAAATTGAAAACGTAATATCTCTAGAACCGATTGAAAGATATAATTATTTTATAAAGAAAGTAGCCGATTGGGAAATATTTTACACATTACTCAATGAAAGTGGGGAGTATGCATTATCAGAACTTAAAGATAAAAAGTTATTTCCCATGTGGAGTGCGAGGGAATTTGCTGAACTATGCAAAGTCTCAGGATGGGAAACATATACAGTTAAAGAACTAAAGCTTGATGATTTAGAAAATGAAATTATTGATTTTATAGCCGATCAAAACTGTTTAATTAATGTGTTTCCAATATATAACAGAACTGGCTTTGTAGTAAGTCTAATAGAGTTTTCAAAAGATTTAAGTGAAGAACTCAAAAATTATAGCTAA
- a CDS encoding T9SS type A sorting domain-containing protein — MKKNYLAALFICSALGLSAQEVLWQKDIKSSTQDFLSQVTTTIDQQYLITGSSIQADKLQQGNKQNNGYDFHVIKLNQQGEQAWEKYFSGQNHDYLSATVTTQDGGFLLTGTTYSGKGLDKKDDSRGGSDVWLIRINEFGDELWQKTLGGSSDEEARAVIQTTDLGFIVAGNVQNSPKGYGSKDVWITRLDKNGKELSQLILGGRGLDEVEKMIPTKDGGALLGVYSRSSAVPTQSNPIQDNKNTSDTRQLTAVHKQSENFGEGDYWIIKLDKTGKVEWEKNLGGKGDDHIRTLSLTSNGYLIGGESRSERSGNKTVGVEEGTDLWLVSLNERGDEQWQKSYTFGNRDLLMGMNAIQSQDVTKGILLGGYTQAEGRIEKDDETFWMLYLDGNGNEQWRKHVKGESRKREERLSDLRLNRDGSIILAGTSAEELGKENWKIVKLGDRQVNDLIEKYDIKIYPNPVSDYAYVEIGFDFKDADILLYDMSGRQLQNLKTRNRVTKINTQALVQGAYLVTIKTDNNKTANAKLIKK, encoded by the coding sequence ATGAAAAAAAATTATTTGGCTGCATTGTTTATATGTAGCGCCTTGGGATTATCTGCCCAGGAAGTGTTATGGCAAAAGGACATCAAATCCTCCACCCAGGACTTTCTAAGCCAGGTAACCACTACCATCGATCAGCAATACCTTATCACAGGAAGTTCCATTCAGGCCGACAAATTACAGCAAGGCAACAAGCAGAATAACGGCTACGACTTTCACGTCATCAAACTCAATCAGCAGGGAGAACAGGCCTGGGAGAAATACTTTTCAGGACAAAATCATGATTACCTTTCAGCCACCGTAACCACACAAGATGGCGGATTCCTGTTGACAGGAACTACTTATTCAGGAAAAGGACTGGATAAAAAAGACGATTCCAGGGGAGGCTCAGACGTATGGCTGATCAGAATCAATGAATTTGGGGATGAATTATGGCAGAAAACCCTTGGAGGTTCCTCCGATGAAGAAGCCAGAGCCGTTATCCAGACTACAGATCTCGGATTCATCGTGGCCGGAAACGTACAAAACTCCCCCAAAGGCTATGGTTCCAAGGATGTCTGGATTACCAGACTCGACAAGAACGGAAAAGAACTATCCCAACTGATTCTGGGCGGAAGAGGCCTTGACGAAGTTGAAAAGATGATCCCCACCAAGGATGGAGGCGCCTTACTGGGAGTCTATTCCCGAAGCTCAGCCGTACCCACTCAATCAAACCCTATCCAGGACAATAAAAATACATCTGATACCCGACAACTGACAGCTGTACACAAACAAAGCGAGAACTTCGGCGAGGGCGACTACTGGATCATCAAGCTCGACAAAACCGGAAAAGTAGAGTGGGAGAAGAACCTTGGCGGTAAGGGAGATGACCATATCAGAACCCTGTCATTAACCTCAAACGGCTACCTCATTGGTGGAGAATCCAGATCCGAAAGATCAGGAAACAAAACCGTTGGGGTTGAAGAGGGAACAGATCTTTGGCTGGTTTCCTTGAATGAACGTGGAGATGAGCAGTGGCAAAAATCCTACACCTTTGGAAACAGGGATCTATTAATGGGCATGAATGCCATTCAGAGCCAGGATGTAACCAAGGGAATCTTGCTGGGGGGCTATACCCAGGCTGAGGGAAGAATAGAGAAAGATGATGAGACATTCTGGATGCTGTATCTGGATGGAAACGGAAATGAGCAGTGGCGAAAACATGTAAAGGGAGAATCCAGAAAACGGGAGGAAAGACTTTCAGATTTGAGACTAAACCGTGATGGTTCCATAATTCTGGCAGGAACCAGTGCCGAAGAATTAGGCAAGGAGAACTGGAAGATTGTAAAACTGGGAGACAGGCAGGTTAATGACCTGATTGAGAAATACGACATCAAGATCTATCCAAACCCTGTATCCGATTATGCCTATGTAGAAATTGGCTTTGACTTCAAGGACGCTGATATTCTATTGTATGACATGAGCGGAAGACAGCTCCAGAACCTGAAAACCAGGAACAGAGTAACCAAGATCAATACCCAGGCCTTGGTTCAGGGAGCGTATCTGGTGACCATAAAAACTGATAATAATAAAACAGCGAATGCAAAGCTGATTAAGAAATAA